The region TTGGGGTGTAGGCTTCGTGCACTCTATTATCCAGATCATCTTTATTGTCCCACTCCCTTTCTGTGGACCCAACGAGTAggacaatttcttctgtgatATCACCCAGATTGTCAAGTTGGCTTGCAATGACACTTATGCTCTGGAATTCTTCATGTTCTTCAACAGTGGCCTGTCCAGTGTGATGTGTTTCATCCTCCTGCTCATCTCCTATGGAGCCCTGCTGGTCAAGGTGAAGATGGGCTCCtctgaagggaagagaaaagctgCTTCCACTTGCATCacccacatcatcatcatcttcatcatgttTGGTCCTGCCATCTATATCTATTGCCACCCCTTCTTGGACTTTCCTTTTGACAAGGTGGTGGCTATTTTCCACACAACAGTCTTCCCTCTGATGAACCCCATGATCTACACACTGAGGAACAAGGAGATCAAACAAGCCACAAGGAGGTTGTTGGGCAAACACAGACCTCTTGCTTGGCCAAGCCTGGTATAAACTCTGCCATTCTGAGCCCATGCCTAAACAACAGAACTGTTCTTTCTGCCTATCAAACCAAATTTGATACCAGTGGTCTAGCTTGAAAACAAATCATTCAAGTTAAGTTTGGGCATGACAGCTACAGTGTGGACCTGGCAGAATCGCACAAAACTGCCTTACCCAGTCTACACCTTCAACAGGAAGCTTTCTACATCCTGTTAATGTTCTCCTGTGTCCCCCTTGCATGCAgggtgcctgcctgcttgttgtcTATAAGGTTCAGTTTTATAATACCCTGTAAAAGCAAGATACATTCATTCTTAGCACTATTGGTAAGAATAAAAGTGAATTGGTTCCACAGATACCGGATCTGGGGATATCATGGATGTCTgtacacacttagggcccaattctatccaattttccagtgccagtgcagccatgccaatggggcatgccctgcatcctgtgttgaggaggcagGCTCAGAGGCCTTGTCAAGATATGGGGACGTTTTTTCCCTTATcctaaggctgcattgcagctgcactggtgctggaaagttggataggattggtcccttacgTGGCAGTAGGTCCCAATGgactcagtggaacttccttctgattagacatgtCTAAGATTGCACTGTCAGCCCAACGTGACTTATTTTCAGGTGTTGTTGCTCCTTGTTCTTAAGCCCAAAGAATGAAATGACTTAAAAATCAAAATACATGCGGTCAATTAGACTCACCACttttaacagaaagaaaaaaaacttgagATATCACCTTGTCCAGTGTTAACCTGTTCTGTTCGTTCACTTGTACCATCATATTGAATTAATATGTTTATTGAAAGGTGGTCTCTGATATTCTTTGGAACGATACAGTTTCAGATAGGATTTAGTCAGGTAAGATTGCATTGTTTGTCTAtcacagtgatggcgaacctatggcacgcgtgccacagaGGACACTCAAAGCCCTTTCCGTGGGCACGCGCACTGTCGCCCCAGTACAGAGTTTCAACTCTGAGTTTGAAGCCCCAGAAAGCCACGGGGCGGCAGCTCTGGAGGCCCGGTGGGGTGTTGACTGCGAGGGGCGGGCGGCAGCTCTCCATGGCCTGGCCCCCTCCTGTGACCCCGGGCTTCCTCGGCCGGAGTAGGGATGACTGACAGCACCGGGGCTTGGTGCGTGCTGGCTGCCGGGCTGAGTGGCCGGCTGCTGGGGGGTGCTGTTGGCTGCCTTGGTTGGTCAGTGGGTCTGCGGGCAGGGTGGTTGTTGGAGCGCCTGCCTCCGCCAtgaacaagcagcagcagcagcagcagttggccATCCAGGCGGAGATCCAGCGCTTAGATCTGGGAGCATGTCATTGCCATCGAAGCTGGGTCGATGCTCCTCAGTCACTCTCGGGCTCTCTGTCCTGGGCACGTTCACTGGCTGCCTGGGGGCTTCATCCCCGCAAATTGGGCATCAGGTGGaagcttcaggctgcagtcctgtccacacttgcctgggagtaagccccactgactataatggggtttacatctaagtagacaggcccttagagctcaatcctacccaactttccagcacctgtgcaccccaaggtaatggaccaaatgttcccatacattgaggaggcttctgtgactgcacccccccccccgcaccacaggaagcagtgcatacttcatttgcacagcagcagcagcactggaaaattggataggattgggccccaagtctgtagTTGTCCTCgttccacccccacctctcttTCACTTGGGCATGAATCTGGTGCaggctttctcagaagtaagccttttttCAACTGAATTCTGAGCAAAGTGTCACAGGATCACTGTGCACATTCCCTGTTCAATTGTGCCTGCTGCCCTATTCCTTTGCTGTTGTATTTATACAGGGGGTGGTAATAAGTATTAATAAGTATTTATGCAGCACTTCAAAAATGCTGACCTGTCTTGTCATTGTCATGTCCATACATGCAGTAACTCtcaggtaggtcagtattattatcctcctgttgcagatagttgatgtctcttagccactacactacacttgcTAAGGTTCATTTCTCCCTAGGTAGTGGAAATGCCCTTCTTATTCAGTGTAACTTTGGTACCTTCCTTATGTTTAACCTTGTCTAATTGGCTCCTAGGCAAAAAGCCATCTTTTAAagtaggggagagcaactgtgtaCCCTCTTTACCTGCGTGAAACACTTGAGAGGATAGAAGGGATGACAAAGGACAGCagtgtggaattctctgccaaatAATTTTAAGTCAATGAAAGTACTTGGGATTACTTTGTTTGGATCATCTTATGCTTGTGAGCAGCTGTTTTCAGCTTTGAATGATATCAAATCTGACACCAGAAACAGACTAACAGATGACCTGAGTGCTGCATGTGTTGCTCTCAAACTTACAAAGTATGAACCAAGGTTAGACAAATTATCAGCATGCATACaacagcaaaaatcacattaatggtTCAAAAGCAGGCCAAATGCAGACTTTGACCTTTCAATAAAAGGTTGTATCATTGAAAGCTctgttattgtgtttttctttaaagacaaaagatgttaatgtacgatttgttttttctaaactaaaacctcagtattcaggtttaattgccatgttggcacttcgcaataaataagtgggttttgggttgaagTTTGGGTACTCGGTtactaaaaggtttgccatcactggtctATCATATTAGTTTGTTCTAGATTGCTGATAATGAGTATTCCTTAAACATCAACGTATTTGATTAATAAATCTTGTCTCTACCTGGGGGAGGAGGGTGCTTGGCTTAGCAGGAGTTCCTATGGTCAAAAGAAGGAGCTGCATTACACCATATAATTTTCTTAAACCATCCCCATGGAAGCAGCATCAAATACACAAACATGCCTTCGACTGAATCATGCCCCAACCAAAAGTATTCAAGGTGAGGGAGAATTTTCCAGTTTCTTTTCTTGAATAGGGAGAGTGATCAGCAGATGCTGCTCAGCATTGCATGGTTCAAATTTTCACTCCCTGCCATTAATATCAATAGGATTTCAAAAGACTTGCGTGTGGCTGGATCATGACCACATCCGAACTCCCTTCCCAAGCCTAAAAGCCCTACAGGATACTCTCTCCTGAATACTggagtctaagagcccaatcctatgcatgttttctcagaagtaagttccattagagtcaatagggcttactcccaggaaagtgtagataggattgggttgtgagcaaGGTGTTTTCAAACTCACTTTGTGCATggctcgggggtggggggggcagacaaCTCACATCAAGGTGGCTCAAGTACAAGAGCCAAATCATAGGACACTAGGAAAAGAATCATCTGATCAAACGGTGAACTAATTCATGTTCCTAGTCCCCCAAGGGGCTGCTGCAAACTCAGCCACTAACTTTTTTTAACAAGGTCTCTGAGTGCTGGGCTGGGCTTGGTTCCAGGGCTAACCACAGACTGGATCTGTTCTTCCATCATCAGTGCTCCTTAAGGGTCCAGAAGCAACTTGGTTTTGGGATGTGCAGACAACCATGATTTGCTAAGGGCCTCTTTTCCTATCCAGATACTGAGCAGTAAGTCATTTGTTCCTGTCTTTTAATTTCTGGacactctctgcctgccttcctctttctctgtttCTTGTCCTAATTGTGACTCTAAGGTTTTTTTTCTGATAGCTAGAAATTTTAGAGCTCTTCCTCACACTTTTTCTGGTTGTTGATTTGACATCTTCCCATCCActggatttttcttttaaaccacCGCTAAAGGCTACTGTGGTCCTTTCAGCACAAACCAGGACCAGCAGGAACTAGAAGGAAACAACCTTCTGATAGCTTAATAAACAGCCCTACCCTTTCTTGAGAGTACATGATCATGAGGAAATGTATCTTATGCTATAGCTGCCTGTTGCTTAGAATAGACTTTACTAACCTCTTAAGGCACCATGTAGGAGAAAATTATGTAATGGAGCTCCCTGAGGCTGGACAATGGCATGGATACCTCCAAGCTCATACTTCAGTTCCTCCACAGAAGCAGAGCAGATAAGCTGCTTTGTGTGGGAGATGTCATCTTATGAACTGAGGCAAAGTGTTATGAACTTCAGTTGCTCAAATGCCATCTCTCACAAAGGCTCCTTTGATTCCATGACATTCTTCACTTCTTcacttctttttttaacctttgcTACCCCTCTAGTCAATATTTGTTGTTGGTTGTGGTTGATGCCCTTCATGCTATTCCTTGGCCCTGATTGGTCCTAACGTGACTacatgcaaaggaggacaagAAGCCCTTTGGCAACTGTGGGTTCACCTCTGCATGCCAAGGCACAATTGCACCTCTCAAAAATACTACATCTAGTCTGCCCAGTTGTGGTTAGATGGCTGCCCCTTGGAAGCTCCCAAACAGGGCATAATAGTTGTGCACATCTCCTACCATTTGTCCCCAAATCATGCAGTCAAAGGTGTACTCCTTCTTAGACTCCATGTGTAGTTAATAATCTTTGGTAGGTCATGGATTTTTCTATTCTGTTTTTCTATGCCTTCTGGACACACTGGAGCACCTGATATAGTTCAAAATATAAGTGAGAGTCTAGCCATGTGACAAGAATATGCACATCAAGGCTCCACCATGTAAGACTTTCCTTGCTGGATGGGACCAAAGTCCACCTTTGCCACCATGTGCTCCAGTATTCAGTTTCCAGCAGCACTCAATCAGATGTGTCTGAGAAATGCACAGATAGGATATGAAAGCAATAGCTTTTCCCTGCTATTTGTCCCTTGCAAGAAAGAGGTAGACCACCCTTTGTCATGGAGGTTCCACTGAGCTAGCAAAGTCAGACTTCCCCATGAATATTTTTAAGTGCTATCCAACCCGGTCCCACTATAGTAATGAGTCAATAGTGGATCAAGGTGATCACATCATGCACTTCCTTTGCTTTTCTCTGAACCTAAGTCAGCTTCACTGAACTGGTCTGATTCTCCTTCCCAGTTAGAAGGTCATTCCAGATGACTGCCGTAAACACTGGGATAAATCCCTGGTTGATAAAAGATCacctgcagtggtgttgctaggagggtcTATGGGGTGCAAACCGCATTGGTTAACACGCATGGGGGGGACACACCACTggtggccaaaaaattttaaaatctttgtatttttgaataataccatcatgttatacatcattcaatgtgtaatttcatgcagaatgtgatgaaacaaatcatgtttaaatatctctttgctatcaaaggttatagccaaaaaaccagcagggggctgggcaatGGTACAACACCCTGTCCGTTGCCTGGGCATTGCCCTGCGCACTGCATGTGAGTTGGTCCATCATAGGGATgccacgctggcctcccacactgggtgatgtacaccctagtgacaccactgatcactAGTGCTCTCCTTCCGCCTTTGTAAGAGAGAGCGAATCTGGAGAAAATCTGGTTTTGTGTAAAAAATCTTTTTTCAAAACCTTGACACGGAGGAGGGATGCGACAAAGGTCAAGATGGAAGGCCTCAGAGACAGTTTAAACAAACAGCCATTATTTGTTGTAAGGATGATATAAAGTTGGTGCCTGGTTTATGAAAAACTAATTTTGAATTCTAAAAAAACAGTATGGTATAGAATATATTAACAAGGAGTCAAAAATGTATAGCAGGATTTTTGGCTCATGATTACAGAGCTACCTGGTACAATTATTTTTGGTCCTCTTAACCGGCAAAttgatatttttttcctccagaaataatGCTTATAATAATAAAAGGTGTTTTTAAAATAGGAAATACCCTATGCCTATTGAGGGCCAAATCccacccaattttccagcgccgctGCAACCTTGCCAatgagacatgcactgcatcctgtggtgggagggcaatcatggaggcctcctgcaagttagggaacttttgtttcctttcctcaaggctgcatttcagctgcaccagctctcaaaagttggataggactgggccctctgtCTTTCCTGCAAATCACCTACTGTCCCACTTATAATTTGTAGCCTGTGTTTTACAACCGGACACCCAAAAGAGATTCTTGGGGGCTAGCAAGGGCATACTGTGATTTTGGAGGGACTGCTGCTATATGAGACAGCAGCATTATCTGTGTGTTCACCTGTTTAGCTCCTGCATTTTATAAACGGGTATTGCCAAAGCCGGCTAAGTCCACCAGTACTCACTCCTGGTAAAGAAATCAAGCCTGCAAAAGTCTGACCCTTTCTACTTCCCCAAGCTACAGGAAGTGTTAAGGTCAGACTTTTGCAGGCTTGATTTCCTTACGAGGAGCGAATACTGGATTTGTGAGTAAGTGCAGATTGGATATGTCACAGACGTCTTTTACTTGCCTTTGCAATTCTGTGTGTTTGCTGCAGAATGAGGATGTTAAAAGATGCTGCAAAGGAATCAGACCGTCATGAAAGAGTTTGTACTGCTGGGTCTTTCCCAGGCAAGAGAAGTTCAGCTCTTTCTCTTTATCCTCTTCTTTGTCTTCTACTCACTGATCCTGCCAGGGAACATCCTCATCATCATGACCATCCGAAGCGACCCCCGAATGAGctcccccatgtacttcttcttggCCAATCTGGCCTTCCTGGACATCTGCTACTGCTCCGTCACCCCACCCAAGATGCTTGCTGATTTCTTCTCCAGTCACAAAACAATCTCCTACAAAGGCTGTATAGTCCAgatcttcttccttcacttgctgGGGGGATCTGAGGTCATCCTTATCATTGCTATGGCCATTGACCGCTATGTAGCCATTTGTCACCCATTGCGCTATGCCAGTCTTATCACCAGAGCAGTCTGTTGGACTCTGGTCTTGGCCTCTTGGGGTGTAGGCTTCGTGCACTCTATTATCCAGATCATCTTTATTGTCCCACTCCCTTTCTGTGGACCCAACGAGttggacaatttcttctgtgacatcacccAGATTGTCAAGTTGGCTTGCAATGACACTTATGCTCTGGAATTCTTCATGTTCTTCAACAGTGGCCTGTCCAGTGTGATGTGTTTCATCCTCCTGCTCATCTCCTATGGAGCCCTGCTGGTCAAGGTGAAGATGGGCTCCtctgaagggaagagaaaagctgCTTCCACTTGCATCacccacatcatcatcatcttcatcatgttTGGTCCCGCCATCTACATCTACTGCCGACCTTTCTTAGAATTCTCCCTTGACAAAGTTGTGGCGGTTTTTCACACTGTGGTCTTCCCTCTGATGAACCCCATGATCTACACACTGAGGAACAAAGAGATCATACAAGCCATTAGGAGGTTATTGGGCAAGCACAGATTTTGGGTGCCATAAAGGGAAGCTGGCAGTAAGAGAGTTTGAAGAGGCCTGGTATTCAAAATACATCATTTGGGTTTATATTCTGTCCTATACTGAGTAGGGCCGGCAACTGACTTCAGAGGACAGGTCTAACCAGGCCCACAACCAGTGTTCCCTGAACTTTTTTCAAGGTGTGCAGAGCCCTACAGTGGCAGTTTGGGGTGGATCTGGAGTGCttgccaatgatgtcatcatggcCAAGCACCAGAGCACTGAGAGGCAAACTGTGAGGGGCTTCCATTCCCGCTGTGTGTCCACAGAGccacacagcttacagggaaggctgccTACAACCCCATAGAGACTGGGCCTGGGGCCCAAGAAGGTTTTAGCCCCCTCCCCTGGAAGCTTCCCCACGGGTGCAGGAAGGGCCGATTCCTGGGCTCCATGAAAGACAGCaatactttgtgtaccttggtggGGAAATCACACTCAGGTGCAAATTCACCAGTATCCAGTGGTTTATTCAGAATACAGCACAGAAGAGCCATCAGGTAAACTCTTATAGTtcccccagtggcattgctaaggggagaCCAAACCAGGTGACCTTCACAAGGGCAGTGACActactagtggtcaaaattgtggaaGACTTGgtgtttatgaataataccataaacttatataccatttgatcggtaatttcctgcagaatgtaaTGAGACAAACGATGTTGAGATATctatattttatcaaaagttatagccaaataacgaGAAAAAGAAACCTTACCCGCTTTACATAACAAGAAGTGGATTTGctttactcaaaactgaccaatgaaactgattgttccaagaacgaataaggtgtttttatgacacagcagggaaccgaTAAGTGTTAGTATAAGTCATCTGTCATTtacatggatcagagctaatactagaactattATTCAATGGTGTGAGTgaagttgaccactggttttttgttgattactgatttgttgggtgacctgtactaaaacacttttaaataaataaagttaattaatggagatgacaccaaccctagtgattgcACTGCATTTAATCTCTgcttatgatattgtaatttattctgtatggaccattatggtgatggtgatgtaaaccctagtgatgcttctgaCCCCCAGTGATGCCCCCAAACAGGAGCACATCACCACACCACCCTTCAGCAGTCTTCAGGCTGCTTTGGGCCCAGCTGCTGCATGCTGTCACCATGTTTTCATCTTATACTAGTGAGAGCGCATGGCGACTGGGCCTGAAGTGGACCACAGATCAGCAAAGGGAGGCATTCTTTCACATTTGAATCAATGTGAGAGCCTGGAAGGTCAGGACTGATATGATTACATGTCACGCCCGGGATGCAGAGCTCCTTCAGGTAAGCACCACTGCCTGGGTGGCACCTACCTCAGGGAAACCTTTGTTGCCTTCAGTAATCATCGGGAGATTTTCTGATTTCACAAACTCTAGATGCATCCAGATTTGGCAGTGTTGGTAGTTGGTACCAACTACATGTTGGTAGTTatattgtcataagaacataagaacagccccactggaccaggtcataggcccatctagtccagcttcctgtatctcacagcggcccaccaaatgccccagggaacacaccagataacaagagacctgcatcctggtgccctcccttgcattggcatactccatttctaaaatcaggagcttgcacatacacatcattgcttgtaacccataatggatttttcctccagaaacttgtccaatccccttttaaagtgagggaccatgtcgaacgcattctgaaagtccatatatataatgtccatgggttctcccgcatccacatgcctgttgaccttttcaaagaattctaaaaggtttatgagacaagacttaccctcacagaagccatgctaattctccctcagcaaggcctgttcgtttatgtgttttgagattctatctttgatgaggcattctaccatcttacccagtatagatgttaggctgaccaacctatagtttcccgggtcccccctctttccctttttaaagattggtgtggcatttgctatcctccaatcctctggcaccttggccgttttgagggacaagttgcatatttcagtcaagagatcagcaacttcattctttaattccttcataactcttgggtggatgccatccgggcccggtgacttattgatctttaatttatcaatgaggtctgaaacatcttctctttcaacctctatctgacttaattccttggtcaggaggggccgttcgggcatcagtatctgctcgaggtcttctgccatgaatacaaggaactcatttaatttctcagattaaacagatgcaaggaactcatttaatttctctgccatctctaagtctccttttatctcccctttccctccctcaccatccagggggccaaccgcttcactggcgggtttcctgcttctagcatacttgaagaagcttttattattccccttaatgttgctggccatgcattcctcatagtcttgcttggcctcccatatctccttcttacacttcttttgccacagtttatgttcctttttattctcttcattagggcaagacttccatatacagaaggaagcttccttgccctttatggcctctctaacttggctggttagccatgcgggcaccctcctggatttagtggagcccttcttcctttgcgatatacacttctgctgggcctctattttAAGAGggcctccatgtactctggagagattggactctttttaccttccctttcaacctccttctaaccagcctcttcatttgagggaagttcgctcgtcagaagtcaaaggtttttgtgagaaatttgcccggtattctttccccaacatgcacgtcgaaacgaatcacagcatgatcactgttccccaacggctccataacattgacatctctaaccaggtcctgagtactgcacaatattgaatccaaagtcacctgtcctctgatgggctccatgactagctggtctaaggcacagtcatttaacatgtcaaggaatccggtctcctttttgtgaccagaacacaaattgacccagtcaatatgaggataattgaagtcccccatgattacaaccctgtccctccttgtcacctccctgatctgtttcctcattttaagttccccttccagtttctggtctggaggacgataataTGCCCccgtattacatcgctcctgaggcctggtaattttacccacagagattctatggtggacccgccttcaatctctactttgctggattctatcccttccttaacgtaaacggccaccccacctccaacacgcccctccctgtccctcctgtagagtttatagcctgggat is a window of Tiliqua scincoides isolate rTilSci1 chromosome 5, rTilSci1.hap2, whole genome shotgun sequence DNA encoding:
- the LOC136653864 gene encoding olfactory receptor 4N2-like, with amino-acid sequence MLQRNQTVMKEFVLLGLSQAREVQLFLFILFFVFYSLILPGNILIIMTIRSDPRMSSPMYFFLANLAFLDICYCSVTPPKMLADFFSSHKTISYKGCIVQIFFLHLLGGSEVILIIAMAIDRYVAICHPLRYASLITRAVCWTLVLASWGVGFVHSIIQIIFIVPLPFCGPNELDNFFCDITQIVKLACNDTYALEFFMFFNSGLSSVMCFILLLISYGALLVKVKMGSSEGKRKAASTCITHIIIIFIMFGPAIYIYCRPFLEFSLDKVVAVFHTVVFPLMNPMIYTLRNKEIIQAIRRLLGKHRFWVP